DNA from Fusarium musae strain F31 chromosome 7, whole genome shotgun sequence:
TGTCATGAACAAAGGACAAGATGTTGCAGACAAGAACTTCCAAGCTCATTGGAAACGCTGGATTAATCAAACTGATCTCGACGAGATGTTGAGTTATGGTCTCAACACTATTCGCGTGCCTCTAGGATATTGGCTAAAGGAAGACCTTGTTGATAATTCAGAGCACTTCCCCAAGGTACGTGAAACATTTCTTGGTACGACGTAATTAACATTTGGAGGGTGGTTTGGAATACTTGACGCAACTCTGTGGTTGGGCAAGCGACCGAGGGTTATATATCATTCTTGAGTAAGTCTTTCATAGGGATCGCGACTCCTACTGACTGTAAAATTAGCCTACACGGTGCCCCCGGTGCTCAAGAACCCTGCCAGCCATTTACGGGTCAATATGCTCCTACAAGCGGGTTCTACAGCGGCTATAACTATGATCGCGCGATTGAATGGCTCGAGTGGATGGCCGACATAATCCACACCAAGAAAGAGTATCGCAATGTTGGCATGCTTGAGCTCGTCAATGAGCCGCTCAACTGGGACAAGGCCGTTGATTCCTTGCGAAAGACGTATTACCCCGAGGCCTACAGTGTACTTGATATCCCACTGTTGACGTGATCCAATTCTGACGATTCGTAGGCAATTCGCAATGTCGAGGATAAACTCAAAGTCACCAGCAAGGACCGCCTTCATATCCAAATGATGGGCTCTCTATGGGGTAGCGGGAAGCCAACCGAGTTCCTCGGTGATACCTCATTCACGGCTTTCGACGACCATCGGTACCTCAAGTGGGATACTAGTGTTGAGGTTTCCCATGGAGCATACATCAAGAAATCGTGTTCCGATGATCGCAACACTGACGGCCCCACAATCGTCGGCGAATGGTCACTAGCTGTGCCCGAcgatgctgagaagactgATGCTTGGAATCCTCAGACTCAGAAGGAGTTTTACACCAAGTGGTTCTCTGCTCAGGTGCATGCATATGAAAAGCATACTCTCGGATGGGTCTTTTGGACTTGGAAGGCAAATCTTGGTGACGACTATCGTTGGTCTTATAGAGGTGAGCTCTAATTTTCAAGACGTACGGAGATGATCACTAATAGCAGGAGATGCGGCGAGAGCTGGCGTAATTCCCAAAGACCTCGACTCCCTTCCCAGTGTTTGTTGAATAACTACATCttatgagcttgagaaaaGACGATGCAAGAGCTGTTGATGCTACTGATTAACATTGGCTGTACTTATTTTATCTAGGTCCTGATTAAACTATTGCTATATAAGACTGAACTGACATTGCGACTATCTACCGATAAACCTGCGCTCCAATGAACAGACGTAATTACCTTCTCAATACTAGaaccagccatgatgctaGTCGGTATCCAGCAATGATGGAAATCATGATGCCAACATTGCGTCCCATGTGTCCGTTTGAGTATCCATATTGGTTCAACACAGCCTGTCCATCGATTTCACACTGGTCCGCCAGGGTTGACTGATACATGCAGCGGCATCCGTCACCACAGCTGTAGACTCGATCGGCAAACTCATTGACCATCATGCCCTCAAACACATACTTCTGATAATCCCAGTAGTGAAAGACGTATTTGTAGAAGACGTTAAGGATAGTTGGAGGCACCATGAAGCCACCAACGGACATCCACAGACCATTCGCAAACGCCACCAGTGCAAGGGATATTACGAAGCTGGGAAATAAGGATGTCATAAAGACAACAAGTGACTCTGCAGCGAGCAGATCTAGGAACAGCCACAGAACCCAGGTGAAAAAGGCCTTTGCAGTTGGCTGGAAGTTGGAAAGCCAGTATGAGATGACTGAAAAGAGAATCGAAATAAGGAACAGGTAAGGAATGCCAATGAAGAAGTTGGATATAATGAGTTCCGCTGCTCCATAAAGGCCATTGTGGTGCTCTTTGACGTATTGGAGCCGATCTTCAATGAAAGCAGGGACATAAGCCACTGCCATGAAACTCATAAAGGCTGagccgaagaagatggcgttgatgaatGGCTGGATTGATTCCTGC
Protein-coding regions in this window:
- a CDS encoding hypothetical protein (EggNog:ENOG41~CAZy:GH5), which codes for MLKAAFITALVALTTSASAWLPNTEPHAMNERDNGIFVYPLRTDPNNKRWLPATKKIRGVNLGSLFIYEPWIDSQEWANTGCEGEKSEFDCVMNKGQDVADKNFQAHWKRWINQTDLDEMLSYGLNTIRVPLGYWLKEDLVDNSEHFPKPFTGQYAPTSGFYSGYNYDRAIEWLEWMADIIHTKKEYRNVGMLELVNEPLNWDKAVDSLRKTYYPEAYSAIRNVEDKLKVTSKDRLHIQMMGSLWGSGKPTEFLGDTSFTAFDDHRYLKWDTSVEVSHGAYIKKSCSDDRNTDGPTIVGEWSLAVPDDAEKTDAWNPQTQKEFYTKWFSAQVHAYEKHTLGWVFWTWKANLGDDYRWSYRGEL